A section of the Chryseobacterium scophthalmum genome encodes:
- a CDS encoding TIGR02452 family protein: protein MTNKGMAKDTLEILAKKYYINEHNEKINIENELETSTKGTILFSPEELSEMTKDELPETGFQTQFEVWRCSSLKAILQLAEEEDQEKIMCLNFASAKNPGGGFINGAEAQEESLARTSGLFETLLQGWDYYKVHREMESCFYTDTMIYSPKVPVFRKDKGELLPKPVLCNFITSPAVNAGVVKRQEPERAHEIFGAMDVRTDKMLALALSQGNKTLILGAWGCGVFKNDPNEIAELFKKHLHGKYKNKFKRVVFAILSKKEEMIKPFEEI, encoded by the coding sequence ATGACCAATAAAGGAATGGCAAAAGATACATTGGAAATCCTTGCCAAGAAATATTATATAAACGAACACAACGAAAAAATAAATATAGAAAATGAACTGGAAACTTCTACGAAGGGAACCATTTTGTTTTCACCGGAAGAACTTTCTGAAATGACAAAAGATGAGCTTCCTGAAACTGGTTTTCAAACTCAGTTTGAGGTCTGGAGATGTAGTTCTTTAAAAGCAATTTTACAATTAGCCGAAGAGGAAGATCAGGAGAAGATCATGTGTCTTAATTTCGCATCAGCAAAAAATCCGGGTGGCGGTTTCATCAACGGAGCCGAAGCTCAGGAAGAAAGTCTGGCAAGAACTTCTGGATTATTTGAAACTTTGCTTCAAGGCTGGGATTATTACAAAGTTCATCGCGAAATGGAATCTTGTTTCTACACCGATACGATGATTTATAGCCCGAAAGTTCCGGTTTTCAGAAAAGATAAAGGCGAATTGTTACCGAAGCCAGTTTTGTGTAATTTCATTACTTCTCCAGCGGTGAATGCAGGAGTTGTAAAACGTCAGGAACCGGAAAGAGCTCACGAGATTTTCGGTGCAATGGATGTAAGAACAGATAAAATGCTGGCTTTGGCTTTAAGTCAGGGAAATAAAACCCTGATTTTAGGAGCTTGGGGATGCGGTGTTTTTAAAAATGATCCAAACGAAATTGCAGAATTATTTAAAAAACATCTTCACGGAAAGTATAAAAATAAATTTAAAAGAGTGGTTTTTGCAATTCTCTCGAAGAAAGAGGAAATGATAAAGCCATTCGAAGAAATATAA
- a CDS encoding DUF4291 domain-containing protein: MELKLKKYKEQLQNWPQEGHHIMAQYDDNKIIVYQSYRKEIGEFALKNQYFGGAFSLERMTWIKPNFLWMMYRNGWGIKDGQEYVLAIHLKMEAFKRYLENAVYSTYNDRLEISREEWQNQIKESSVRLQWDPDHDPFGGKLERRAIQIGLRNEFTHSFAKEDLILIENISDFVKEQHQFVLNDDLDSLMIPEEKPLLFDDEDLNKKLRLK; the protein is encoded by the coding sequence ATGGAACTCAAATTAAAAAAATATAAAGAACAGTTACAAAATTGGCCTCAAGAAGGTCATCACATCATGGCTCAATATGATGATAACAAAATTATTGTTTATCAATCTTATCGGAAAGAAATTGGTGAATTTGCATTAAAAAATCAATATTTTGGAGGAGCATTCAGCTTAGAAAGAATGACTTGGATAAAACCTAATTTTCTTTGGATGATGTATCGAAACGGTTGGGGAATAAAGGACGGACAGGAATATGTTTTAGCTATTCACTTAAAAATGGAAGCTTTCAAAAGGTATCTTGAAAATGCGGTTTATTCAACTTACAACGACAGATTGGAAATTTCAAGAGAAGAATGGCAAAACCAGATAAAAGAATCTTCGGTGAGATTGCAATGGGATCCAGATCACGATCCTTTTGGTGGAAAATTGGAAAGAAGAGCCATTCAGATCGGTTTGAGAAATGAATTTACTCATTCTTTTGCTAAAGAGGATTTGATTTTAATTGAAAATATTTCAGATTTTGTAAAAGAACAACATCAATTTGTATTGAATGATGATTTAGATAGTCTGATGATTCCTGAAGAAAAACCATTGCTTTTTGATGATGAAGATTTAAATAAAAAATTAAGATTAAAATAA
- a CDS encoding ADP-ribosylglycohydrolase family protein: MKDKFLFASKSLTGISVGDAFGESFFGEENLMKSYIQERIVPESSLDFTDDTIMAIAVFKSLEKFGKINQDFLAEEFTKNYYLDINRGYGPSMHQYFRAIKEGENWNEVSYSKFEGQGSMGNGGAMRASVIGAYFYNDLVQLKLNAAFSCEVTHANKEAIEGTKAIALAAAFAVQENLRLIKLSQQDFIQKIQDELDDSDMKSKLNKALYLDGNPSIELLVKTLGNGINMTAQDTVPIVVWMLSRYRNNFEECLWNTVSALGDRDTTCAIAAGISILCCDGDSVPDWTKNVENWKNSRFYEN; the protein is encoded by the coding sequence ATGAAAGATAAATTCTTATTCGCTTCAAAATCACTTACAGGAATTTCTGTTGGCGATGCTTTTGGAGAAAGCTTTTTCGGAGAAGAAAATTTGATGAAAAGTTATATTCAAGAGAGAATCGTTCCTGAAAGTTCTTTGGATTTTACTGATGATACGATTATGGCAATTGCTGTTTTCAAATCTTTGGAAAAATTTGGTAAGATCAATCAAGATTTTTTGGCGGAAGAGTTTACAAAAAATTATTATTTAGACATCAATAGAGGATACGGACCTTCAATGCATCAGTATTTTAGAGCAATAAAAGAAGGAGAAAACTGGAATGAAGTTTCTTATTCAAAGTTTGAAGGACAAGGTTCAATGGGAAATGGCGGGGCAATGAGAGCTTCGGTGATCGGTGCTTATTTTTATAATGATTTGGTTCAGCTTAAATTAAATGCAGCATTTTCTTGTGAAGTGACTCATGCAAACAAAGAAGCAATCGAAGGAACAAAAGCAATTGCTTTGGCGGCGGCTTTTGCTGTTCAGGAAAATTTGAGATTGATAAAACTTAGTCAACAGGATTTTATTCAAAAAATTCAAGATGAATTAGATGATTCTGATATGAAAAGTAAGCTGAACAAAGCTTTATATTTAGATGGAAATCCAAGCATTGAATTATTAGTTAAAACTTTAGGAAACGGAATTAATATGACTGCTCAAGATACCGTTCCGATTGTTGTCTGGATGCTTTCGAGATACAGAAATAATTTTGAAGAATGTCTTTGGAATACCGTTTCTGCATTGGGAGACAGAGATACAACCTGTGCAATAGCAGCGGGAATAAGTATTTTATGTTGTGATGGAGACTCAGTTCCTGATTGGACTAAAAATGTTGAAAATTGGAAAAACAGCAGATTTTATGAAAATTGA
- a CDS encoding ADP-ribosylglycohydrolase family protein: MENIVKAGIFGVCIGDALGVPVEFRSRDQLKRSPVTTMRAFGTHSQPIGTWSDDSSLMLCLADSLCKEYDLEDIALKFLQWYNAEIWTPHGSVFDIGIATSQAIHRVSKGTSPTLCGGTSEFDNGNGSLMRILPLLFYIKDFPIVNRFDIVKDVSSITHGHIRSVLACFIYLEFALEILKGKDKWEAYKAMQKTVREFLDNNPICSQEEMDKFHRILELKVVEYDIDPLHTLEEEEISSSGYVLSSLEASLWCFLNSESYSEAVLKAVNLGEDTDTTGAITGGIAGIYYGFENIPEEWIAELVRKEDIEKLCIKLGNKLMK; encoded by the coding sequence ATGGAAAACATTGTAAAAGCAGGGATTTTCGGAGTTTGTATCGGTGATGCTTTAGGTGTTCCGGTAGAATTCCGAAGCCGTGACCAACTGAAACGATCACCAGTTACAACAATGAGAGCTTTTGGAACTCATAGTCAACCGATTGGAACTTGGAGTGATGACAGTTCTTTAATGCTGTGTCTTGCGGATAGCCTTTGCAAAGAATATGATTTGGAAGACATAGCTTTAAAGTTTTTGCAATGGTATAATGCAGAAATCTGGACTCCACATGGAAGTGTTTTTGATATTGGAATAGCCACTTCACAAGCTATTCACAGAGTCAGTAAAGGAACTTCTCCGACTTTATGCGGTGGAACAAGTGAATTTGATAATGGAAATGGTTCTTTAATGAGAATTTTACCGTTATTATTTTACATTAAAGATTTTCCAATTGTAAATCGTTTTGATATTGTAAAAGATGTTTCCAGCATTACACATGGGCATATTCGTTCTGTTTTGGCTTGTTTTATTTATCTGGAATTTGCTTTGGAAATTTTGAAGGGAAAGGATAAATGGGAAGCTTATAAAGCCATGCAGAAAACAGTTCGTGAATTTTTGGATAACAATCCTATTTGTTCTCAAGAAGAAATGGATAAATTCCACAGAATTTTAGAATTAAAAGTTGTTGAATATGACATAGATCCATTACACACTTTGGAGGAAGAAGAAATAAGTTCATCGGGATATGTACTCTCAAGTTTAGAAGCCTCATTATGGTGTTTTCTAAATTCTGAAAGTTATTCTGAAGCAGTTCTGAAAGCAGTCAATTTAGGAGAAGATACCGATACAACCGGGGCAATTACAGGCGGAATTGCAGGAATTTATTATGGTTTTGAAAATATTCCTGAAGAATGGATTGCGGAGTTGGTGAGGAAAGAGGATATTGAAAAGCTCTGTATTAAATTAGGAAACAAATTAATGAAATAA
- a CDS encoding metallophosphoesterase family protein, translated as MKRTFAIGDIHGGFKALKQVLERANVTESDKLIFLGDYVDGWSESSQVIQFLIELSKKQECIFIKGNHDAWAEDWLSLGNAPDVWLFNGGQSTVDSYSEYSLEELEIHLEFFERMKNYYVDEENRLFIHAGYSSMHGPEKEVYSSNYRWDRTLWETAVAMDRKLSKNSELYPKRLLLYKEIFIGHTPTLHLGIDQPVNKANVWNLDTGAAFTGALSIINVETKEFWQSDLLPNLYLNEKGRNNYNIKLK; from the coding sequence ATGAAAAGAACATTCGCAATAGGAGATATTCACGGTGGCTTCAAAGCTTTGAAACAAGTTTTGGAAAGAGCCAATGTTACCGAAAGTGATAAATTAATTTTTCTTGGAGATTATGTTGATGGTTGGAGTGAATCTTCTCAGGTCATTCAATTTTTAATCGAACTTTCCAAAAAACAGGAGTGTATTTTCATTAAAGGAAACCATGATGCATGGGCGGAAGATTGGTTATCTTTGGGAAATGCTCCTGATGTATGGCTTTTCAACGGTGGACAAAGTACAGTTGACAGTTATTCTGAATATTCTTTGGAAGAGCTGGAAATTCATTTGGAATTTTTTGAAAGAATGAAAAATTATTATGTTGATGAAGAAAACCGTTTGTTTATTCATGCAGGTTATTCTTCGATGCATGGTCCTGAAAAAGAGGTTTATTCGAGCAATTATCGTTGGGATAGAACTTTATGGGAAACTGCTGTTGCAATGGATAGGAAGTTATCAAAAAACTCAGAACTTTATCCTAAGAGATTGCTTCTGTATAAGGAAATTTTCATAGGACATACTCCGACTTTGCATTTAGGAATTGATCAACCTGTGAATAAAGCCAATGTTTGGAATCTTGATACAGGCGCTGCTTTTACAGGTGCATTGTCGATAATTAACGTTGAAACTAAAGAATTCTGGCAGAGCGACTTGCTTCCGAATTTATATCTAAATGAAAAAGGTAGAAATAATTATAATATTAAATTGAAATAA
- a CDS encoding RNA 2'-phosphotransferase — protein sequence MTEQHKKKTSKFLSYVLRHHPELINLNLDENGWANVDELITKSKRDSYQGLTFEELDEIVETNDKKRFIFNEDKTRIRANQGHSIDINLALIPQKPPEFLYHGTAQSNIDSIFEKGIEKRNRQHVHLSQDIETATKVGMRHGKPVILTINTEKMFDDGIEFYLSENNVWLTDFVDIKYISQ from the coding sequence ATGACCGAGCAACATAAGAAAAAAACAAGCAAATTTCTGAGCTACGTTCTCAGACATCATCCTGAACTTATCAATTTGAATTTAGATGAAAATGGGTGGGCAAATGTTGATGAATTAATCACAAAATCAAAGAGAGATTCTTATCAGGGACTTACCTTTGAAGAGTTGGATGAAATTGTAGAAACTAATGATAAAAAACGGTTTATTTTTAATGAAGATAAAACCAGAATCAGAGCAAATCAAGGACATTCTATTGATATTAACCTGGCTTTAATTCCACAAAAACCACCTGAATTTTTATATCACGGAACGGCTCAAAGTAATATCGATTCCATTTTTGAAAAAGGAATTGAAAAAAGAAACCGACAACACGTTCATTTGAGTCAGGATATAGAAACGGCTACTAAAGTCGGAATGCGTCACGGAAAACCGGTTATTCTAACCATCAATACAGAAAAAATGTTTGATGATGGGATAGAATTTTATCTTTCTGAAAATAATGTTTGGCTGACAGATTTTGTAGATATTAAATACATTTCGCAATAA
- a CDS encoding O-acetyl-ADP-ribose deacetylase: protein MKIELIKGDITKIQADVIVNAANSSLLGGGGVDGAIHRAGGKQILDECIEIRNRQGKCTTGEAVVTTAGNLSAKYVIHTVGPIWNDNEEKGSKLLANCYINSLKLAESLNIKTIAFPNISTGVYRFPKELAGKIAVDEVKNFKSDVIEKVIFVCFDDENEEIYKKLLERI from the coding sequence ATGAAAATTGAATTAATAAAAGGAGATATCACCAAAATACAAGCAGATGTAATTGTTAACGCTGCCAATTCGTCCCTACTTGGAGGAGGCGGAGTTGATGGAGCGATTCATCGCGCAGGAGGGAAACAGATTTTAGATGAATGTATTGAAATCAGAAACCGACAAGGAAAATGCACAACAGGAGAAGCTGTTGTAACCACAGCCGGAAATCTTTCTGCGAAATACGTAATTCACACTGTTGGTCCCATTTGGAATGATAATGAAGAAAAAGGCTCAAAATTATTGGCAAACTGCTATATAAATTCATTAAAATTGGCTGAAAGCTTAAATATAAAAACAATAGCTTTTCCAAATATCAGTACAGGAGTTTACAGATTTCCAAAAGAATTAGCAGGAAAAATTGCTGTTGATGAGGTGAAAAATTTCAAATCAGATGTTATAGAAAAAGTTATTTTCGTCTGTTTTGATGATGAAAATGAAGAGATTTATAAGAAATTATTGGAACGAATTTAA
- a CDS encoding bacteriocin-like protein, whose protein sequence is MKNLNKISRENLKSIKGGITPECASWWGSGRPYYTSEAACIQASTADPDFEPFCVNKCGRWYAF, encoded by the coding sequence ATGAAAAACTTAAACAAAATCTCAAGAGAAAATTTAAAATCAATTAAAGGAGGTATTACGCCAGAATGTGCGTCTTGGTGGGGATCAGGTAGACCATATTATACTAGCGAGGCAGCTTGCATTCAAGCTTCTACTGCAGATCCTGATTTTGAACCATTTTGCGTTAATAAATGTGGACGTTGGTATGCTTTTTAA
- a CDS encoding cupin-like domain-containing protein, with product MGVILKPIDIVDDITQEEFREKYLIPRKPVVIKNMARKWPAYQKWTMDYVKEVVGDVTVPLYDSAKADPAAPINTPTTEMKFADYIDLIQREPTDLRIFFFDPIKRANKLLEDYISPSELMGGFLDKYPSMFFGGKGSVTFLHYDIDLAHIFHTHFNGRKHVLLFEYKWKERLYKLPYATYALEDFDISNPDFEKFPALDGVEGIECFLEHGDTLFMPTGWWHWMKYLDGSFSLSLRAWDKSWAVKANSLWNLTVQRNFDNIMKGQFKKKYMDWKEKKAVERANYALKKGLPRK from the coding sequence ATGGGGGTTATTCTAAAGCCTATAGATATTGTTGACGATATTACTCAAGAAGAGTTTCGTGAGAAATATCTGATACCAAGAAAACCAGTTGTGATAAAAAATATGGCCAGAAAATGGCCAGCCTATCAAAAATGGACGATGGATTATGTAAAGGAAGTGGTAGGAGACGTTACAGTTCCCCTATATGACAGTGCAAAAGCAGATCCTGCTGCGCCAATCAACACTCCTACAACGGAGATGAAATTTGCAGATTATATTGATTTAATACAGAGAGAACCTACCGATTTAAGAATTTTCTTTTTTGATCCTATCAAACGTGCCAACAAACTTCTTGAAGACTACATTTCTCCTTCAGAATTGATGGGTGGATTTTTAGATAAATATCCTTCTATGTTTTTCGGTGGAAAAGGTTCTGTAACATTTTTACATTACGATATCGACCTGGCCCATATTTTCCATACCCATTTTAACGGGAGAAAACATGTGTTGCTTTTTGAATATAAATGGAAAGAAAGGCTTTACAAATTGCCTTATGCAACCTATGCTTTGGAGGATTTTGATATTTCTAATCCTGATTTTGAAAAATTTCCGGCTTTAGACGGTGTGGAAGGAATTGAATGTTTTCTGGAACATGGTGATACTTTATTTATGCCAACAGGATGGTGGCATTGGATGAAATATCTGGATGGAAGTTTCTCACTTTCGCTTCGTGCGTGGGATAAATCTTGGGCTGTAAAAGCCAATTCTTTATGGAATCTTACCGTTCAAAGAAATTTTGACAATATCATGAAAGGTCAATTCAAAAAGAAATACATGGATTGGAAAGAGAAAAAGGCTGTAGAAAGAGCCAATTATGCTTTGAAAAAAGGCTTGCCTAGAAAATAG
- a CDS encoding DinB family protein produces MDTLKQLRDELEAEYQTTKSFLEIYPDDKNDYVPHPKSMKMMHLATHISEIFGWPGFMLNSSELDFAKGGMEPKHLSTKDELLKVLEENHKASQEALQKASENDLEPRWALKNDGHELASWTKYEAIRHSLNQISHHRAQLGVYYRLNDIELPGSYGPTADNPNF; encoded by the coding sequence ATGGATACCTTAAAACAATTAAGAGACGAGCTTGAAGCCGAGTATCAAACCACAAAAAGCTTTTTAGAAATCTATCCTGATGACAAAAATGACTATGTTCCACACCCGAAAAGTATGAAAATGATGCACCTTGCTACTCACATTTCGGAAATTTTTGGCTGGCCTGGATTTATGCTGAATTCTTCAGAACTTGATTTCGCCAAAGGCGGAATGGAACCGAAACATCTTTCCACAAAAGATGAACTTTTAAAGGTTTTAGAAGAAAACCACAAAGCAAGTCAGGAAGCATTACAAAAAGCATCTGAAAACGACTTAGAACCAAGATGGGCATTAAAAAACGATGGACATGAATTGGCTTCCTGGACAAAGTATGAAGCAATTCGTCACAGTTTAAACCAAATTTCGCATCATAGAGCACAATTAGGAGTCTATTACAGATTGAATGATATTGAACTTCCCGGAAGTTATGGCCCTACGGCGGATAATCCGAATTTTTAA
- a CDS encoding SIR2 family NAD-dependent protein deacylase, whose protein sequence is MKKLTILTGAGISAESGIKTFRDGDGLWGNHSITDVASPEGWRKDRALVLEFYNQRRRQLREVEPNDAHKLIADLEKHFDVQIITQNIDDLHGRAGSKNIIHLHGELFKSCSCNNKNLIYEQKEDINIGDKADDGAQLRPFIVWFGEDVPLMNEATKKAKEADILLVIGTSLQVYPAAGLLHDIKDDCLLIVINPNETGFGYGQRAVVMKETATKGMKLLHDKLLNLA, encoded by the coding sequence ATGAAAAAACTAACGATATTAACCGGCGCCGGAATCAGTGCCGAAAGTGGAATAAAAACCTTCAGAGACGGAGATGGTCTTTGGGGAAATCATAGCATAACCGACGTGGCAAGTCCGGAAGGATGGAGAAAAGACAGAGCTTTGGTTTTGGAATTTTATAACCAGAGACGTCGCCAACTTCGTGAAGTGGAACCGAATGATGCCCACAAATTAATTGCTGATTTAGAAAAACATTTCGATGTTCAGATTATCACGCAAAATATTGATGATTTGCACGGAAGAGCAGGTTCTAAAAATATCATTCATCTTCATGGGGAATTGTTCAAATCATGTTCTTGTAATAATAAAAATCTGATTTACGAACAAAAAGAAGATATCAATATCGGTGATAAAGCAGATGACGGAGCTCAATTGAGACCTTTTATTGTTTGGTTCGGGGAAGATGTTCCATTGATGAATGAAGCAACGAAAAAAGCAAAGGAGGCAGATATTTTGTTAGTAATCGGGACGTCTTTGCAGGTTTATCCGGCTGCAGGATTGCTACATGATATCAAAGATGATTGTCTTTTAATTGTCATAAATCCTAATGAAACAGGCTTCGGATACGGACAAAGAGCGGTCGTAATGAAGGAAACCGCAACGAAGGGAATGAAATTATTGCACGATAAATTGTTAAATCTTGCCTAA
- a CDS encoding carboxypeptidase-like regulatory domain-containing protein produces MKRKIYLFLMVFFSVITFAQKTVSGKITDEDGVAIPSASVTIEEPGKDAILAYGITNSKGEYKVSFTSSESNVDLKVKAFNQKPITKQISNSDQTLSFKLQSEATEIKEVQLKTKMITSRGDTISYDLKAFDNKNDRTLADIMKKIPGIEVNADGTILYQGNAINKFYVEGKDLMEGGYGTITNSLPKDAISKLEVLENHQPVKMLQGKIPSDAAAINIKLKKSVTMTGRGEVGSGFGDPWLWNVKLTPMFFSKKQQWVMNYKTNNMGEQVENEGNILSFGSSWEGRRGNVGQNNWLGVENASVPNLPVKRYLFNNVHYLSANYLTNIDSKKEWEFKANANYTNNAVERESNSVTRDFQQGTQYNTRFLNNFYTDKLKGEIIFTKNAKKGFFKNTTTFSQFWNGDRAFAERNDRIGYRTGNESLQSPTSSFQNSLSTIIPWKEKMVNLKSYINYQDDRQTLEISPANYLQLPYKNLVKDTITNINFAAGSTALQDFRIRTLDTSHSANISFTAKGWTFTPEVGIDFSTDKLNTNFQGTAIPNPLIPNDIPLNFNDFAYENDLKFTEITPRASFTANYKSDAWNVWASFPVNFNNIKAEDAFRNVSKTLNKTTFTPNLFAQYSFASFFKASVNGNISNNFGDIQTAYAGYVLTSPSGFNVMNPKNPIPQTNTKSGGARLEYRNPLNNLFFNVGYRLNDTKNNLLASSSVNDLGFSVIEYIESENKRTNNSYYAEIGKYFPKFKTNASVTFNDTTSKSQSRRNNEDINTKNDANSLGFKFNNTYFSWMSVDFNFTKTWNKQSNGIISNDLGKTENYNHNLNVFFYPLESHTIGFYWDQINSNLGDTKLNNGFFDLSYQFSWTAKKVDFELKWMNIADKKVFERISVGDATITQTTMQLRPSQVMLSVKFNFK; encoded by the coding sequence ATGAAAAGAAAAATTTACCTTTTCCTGATGGTTTTTTTCTCCGTGATTACGTTTGCACAAAAAACTGTTTCCGGAAAAATTACCGACGAAGATGGTGTTGCGATTCCAAGCGCAAGTGTAACGATTGAAGAACCCGGAAAAGATGCAATTCTTGCCTACGGAATTACCAATTCTAAAGGAGAATACAAAGTTTCTTTTACTTCTTCAGAATCGAATGTAGATCTAAAAGTAAAAGCTTTTAACCAAAAACCAATTACAAAACAGATCAGCAACAGCGATCAGACGCTTTCTTTCAAATTACAATCTGAAGCAACAGAAATCAAAGAAGTACAGCTTAAAACCAAAATGATTACTTCGAGAGGAGATACCATTTCTTATGATTTGAAAGCTTTCGACAATAAGAACGACCGTACTTTGGCTGATATTATGAAGAAAATTCCGGGTATTGAAGTAAATGCTGATGGAACAATTCTATATCAAGGGAACGCAATCAATAAATTCTATGTTGAAGGGAAAGACTTGATGGAAGGAGGTTATGGAACGATTACCAATTCTTTACCGAAAGATGCGATTTCAAAACTTGAAGTTTTAGAAAATCATCAACCTGTAAAAATGTTACAGGGAAAAATTCCTTCTGATGCAGCTGCCATAAATATTAAACTTAAAAAATCCGTAACAATGACGGGTAGAGGTGAAGTCGGTTCTGGTTTTGGTGATCCATGGCTTTGGAATGTAAAATTAACGCCTATGTTTTTTAGTAAAAAACAACAATGGGTGATGAATTACAAAACCAATAATATGGGAGAACAGGTGGAGAATGAAGGCAATATTTTAAGCTTTGGAAGCTCTTGGGAAGGAAGAAGAGGAAATGTTGGTCAAAATAACTGGTTAGGTGTAGAAAATGCTTCTGTACCCAATCTTCCGGTGAAGAGGTATTTATTTAATAATGTACATTATCTTTCTGCAAACTATTTAACGAATATTGACAGCAAAAAAGAATGGGAATTTAAAGCAAATGCAAACTATACCAATAATGCTGTAGAGAGAGAATCTAATAGTGTTACAAGAGATTTTCAACAAGGAACACAGTATAATACAAGATTTCTAAATAATTTTTACACAGATAAATTAAAAGGAGAAATCATTTTCACTAAAAATGCCAAAAAAGGCTTCTTCAAGAATACAACCACTTTTTCTCAGTTTTGGAATGGAGACCGTGCTTTTGCAGAGAGAAATGATAGAATTGGTTACAGAACAGGTAATGAAAGTTTACAATCACCAACTTCATCTTTCCAAAACTCATTAAGCACAATCATCCCGTGGAAAGAAAAAATGGTGAATCTGAAATCTTATATTAATTATCAAGATGACAGACAAACTTTAGAAATTTCTCCGGCAAATTATTTACAGTTACCATATAAAAACTTGGTCAAAGATACAATTACGAATATAAACTTTGCAGCTGGAAGTACTGCTTTACAAGATTTTAGAATTAGAACATTAGATACTTCACATTCTGCAAATATTAGTTTTACAGCTAAAGGATGGACTTTTACTCCAGAAGTAGGAATTGATTTCTCTACTGATAAGCTTAATACAAATTTCCAAGGAACAGCAATTCCTAATCCGCTTATTCCAAATGACATTCCTCTTAATTTCAATGACTTTGCATACGAAAATGATTTGAAATTTACTGAAATTACACCACGTGCATCATTTACTGCAAATTACAAATCTGACGCATGGAATGTTTGGGCAAGCTTTCCTGTAAATTTTAACAATATTAAAGCGGAAGATGCATTCAGAAATGTTTCCAAAACTTTAAATAAAACGACATTTACACCAAATCTTTTTGCACAATATAGTTTTGCATCATTTTTTAAAGCAAGCGTTAACGGTAATATCAGCAATAACTTTGGTGACATACAAACTGCATATGCAGGATATGTCTTAACAAGCCCAAGTGGTTTTAATGTAATGAATCCTAAAAATCCGATACCTCAAACCAACACAAAAAGTGGTGGAGCAAGGTTAGAATATAGAAATCCTTTGAATAATCTTTTCTTTAATGTAGGCTATAGATTAAATGATACCAAAAATAATTTACTGGCTTCAAGCTCTGTAAATGATCTAGGTTTCAGTGTGATTGAATATATAGAAAGTGAAAATAAAAGAACAAACAATTCTTATTATGCAGAAATAGGAAAATATTTCCCAAAATTTAAAACAAATGCATCAGTAACTTTTAATGATACAACATCAAAGTCTCAGTCTAGAAGAAATAATGAGGACATTAATACTAAAAATGATGCAAACAGCTTAGGATTTAAATTTAACAATACCTATTTCTCATGGATGAGTGTAGATTTCAACTTTACAAAAACTTGGAATAAACAATCAAATGGAATTATTAGTAATGATTTAGGAAAGACAGAGAACTATAATCACAACTTAAATGTGTTTTTCTATCCTTTAGAAAGCCACACAATTGGTTTCTACTGGGATCAGATTAATTCAAATTTGGGAGATACTAAACTTAATAATGGATTCTTTGATTTGTCTTACCAATTCAGCTGGACAGCGAAGAAAGTAGACTTTGAATTGAAGTGGATGAATATTGCGGATAAAAAAGTCTTTGAAAGAATCAGTGTTGGGGATGCTACAATTACTCAAACTACAATGCAGCTCAGACCAAGCCAAGTAATGCTTTCAGTAAAATTCAACTTTAAATAA